The Deltaproteobacteria bacterium DNA window AAAGCCCAAATCCACGCCCTGGTCCAACACCTCGGTCAAAAGCGCGTTCAGACCAAGCAGATCGCGACCCTGGACGCACTCGGCCAGACGCACGAACACTTCCTGTCCGGCCAGCCCGAGCACCTCGCGCACGTCATGCAGGCGCAGATCTCCCGCGCCCAAAGCCAAAACCTGACCCAAGAGCGACATGCAATCGCGCACGGACCCTGCTCCGCGCCGGGCAATGAGGTTTACAGCCGATGGCTCGGCCGCAAGGCCTTCGGCTTCGAGGACGCGGTGCAGATGCGCGGCCAGTTCGGCCTGGGGCAGACGCTTGAAGACGAAATGCTGACAACGGCTGATGATGGTCTGGGGAAATTTTTCCGGCTCGGTCGTGGCCATGATGAAGGTCACGTGCCCCGGCGGCTCTTCAAGCGTCTTCAGAAGAGCGTTGAAAGCCGCCTTGGAAAGCATGTGCGCTTCGTCAATGATGATGACCTTGAAGCGGCATTCCAGGGGCGCGTAGCCCACGTCCTCTTTCAGGCGACGGACATTGTCCACGCCGGTGTTCGACGCACCGTCGATTTCGGCCACGTCCACGGCCGCGCCCTGGGTGATCTGACGGCAGATGGGGCACTGGTTGCACGGCTCGGCAGCCGGGCCGTTCACGCAATTGAGCGCCTTGGCGAAAATACGGGCCAGGGTGGTCTTGCCCACGCCACGGGTGCCGCTGAACAGATAGGCCGGCGCGACCCGGCCGGTGGACGCGGCCCTGGACAGGATGCTTTTCACGGCTTCCTGACCGGCCACGGCGGCAAAATTCTGGGGGCGATAACGCGCGGTAAGACTGTCCTGACTCATGGGCTTGAAACTCGGTGGTGAACCGGGCTCCGG harbors:
- the dnaX gene encoding DNA polymerase III subunit gamma/tau, producing the protein MSQDSLTARYRPQNFAAVAGQEAVKSILSRAASTGRVAPAYLFSGTRGVGKTTLARIFAKALNCVNGPAAEPCNQCPICRQITQGAAVDVAEIDGASNTGVDNVRRLKEDVGYAPLECRFKVIIIDEAHMLSKAAFNALLKTLEEPPGHVTFIMATTEPEKFPQTIISRCQHFVFKRLPQAELAAHLHRVLEAEGLAAEPSAVNLIARRGAGSVRDCMSLLGQVLALGAGDLRLHDVREVLGLAGQEVFVRLAECVQGRDLLGLNALLTEVLDQGVDLGFFLRELGACWRNLFLLAQLGDGARGIIDLPAEEVDAWAALAPGFALPHLHAAWQMTMDSQRKILTSTEPALALELLLVNLACLPDLLAVG